TTGGAAATCGTCGGCTGCAAATCCGGCAAAAACTGGTCTCGCTGGGGCCGATTTTCGCTTTCGACGCTCCAAATCCGACAGGCTCCTAGCGCAGCAAGGCGGGCTGTTTTGCTTTATAAGTGTGCAAACTAATTACGGCCCTGTCCTTGCCGTCTGCCACCATGCCCCTGACCTCCCCCCTCCTCATCGCTCTTGCCGGCATGGCCGCGCTGGCCTCGGCCATGGGCATTGGCCGGTTTGCCTTCACGCCGCTGCTGCCCATGATGCTGCACGACGGCGTGGTCGATATCGCCCAGGGCAGCTGGCTGGCGACGGCGAATTACTTTGGCTACCTCAGCGGCGCGCTCTTGTACATGGCGCTGCCGCGCCTGCTGCACGGGCCGGGGGCCAGCCATGGGCTGGCGCTCAATGCGACGTTGGTGCGCGGCGGGCTGGTGGCGACGGCGCTGGTGACAGCGGCGCTGCTGCTGCCCTGGCCGGGCAGCTGGGCGTTTTGGCGGCTGCTCGCCGGGGTGGCGAGCGCGCTGGTATTCCTGGGCACGGTCAACTGGTGCCTGGGGCGGCTGGCGCAGCTCAAGGCGCCGGCGCTGGGCGGGTTGATTTTTTGCGGCCCGGGGCTGGGCATCGTGCTCACCGGGCTGGCGGCCAGCGCCATGGTGGCGGCGCACTGGACGGCCGCTGCCGGCTGGGGCTTGTTTGCCCTGCTCGCCTGCCTGCTGTGCGCGCTGGTGTGGCGGGTTTTCGTGCCGCTGGCGCCAGCCGATGGTACCGGCGCCGGTGCGACGGCGGCGGCGGCGGCGGCGCAGCTGCCGGCGCCCACGCCGCTGCTCGAACGCAGCCTGCTGGCCCTGGCCTACGGCCTGGCGGGGCTGGGCTACATCGTCACGGCCACTTTCTTGCCGGTGATTGCGCGTGCAGCGCTGCCGCCGGGCTCGGTCTGGCCGGATTTGTTCTGGCCGCTGTTTGGCCTCGGGGTGGCGCTGGGGGCGGTGCTGTCCACGCGCATCTCTCCCGCCCGCGACCGGCGCGTGCTGCTGGCGCTGGCCTACGTGCTGCAGGCGCTGGCGATTGCCCTGGGCCTGCTGTGGCCGGGGCGCCTGGGGTTTGCGCTCGGCAGCTTGCTGCTGGGCATACCGTTCACGGCGATCACGTTTTTTGCCCTGGCCGAGGCACGCCACCAGTGGCCGCAGGCGGGCGCAGGCTTTACCGGCCTGCTGACGGCGCTCTACGGCATTGGCCAGATCGCTGGCCCGCCCATGGTGGCGGCCCTGCTGGCACGCGCGCCTTCGCAGGCGCAGGGCTTTGACTGGGCCCTGGGCACGGCCGCAGGGGCGCTGGTGCTGGGGGCGCTGGTGTACCTTGCCATGGTGCTGCGCTGGCGGCGTCAATAGCTATAAAAATAATAGCTGCTCGCGCTTGATGGGTCAGCGTTGGCAGCTGTTTTTTCCTTGAAGCGGCAGCTGCAGGGTAAAGCAGGCGCCGTGGCTGCCGTCGGGGCGGGCGCCGCATTGCACCTGGCCGCCGTGGCGCTGGGCGATGGAGCGCACCAGCGCCAGGCCCAGGCCGACGCCGCCCTCGCGCTCGCTGGCGCCGCTGGCGCGGTAGAAGGGCTCGAAGATGCGTTCGCGCTCGGCGGCGGGCACGCCCGGGCCGTGGTCGCAGACTTGCAGCTGGGCCTGGCCGGCGAGCAGCTGCAGGTGCAGCTCGATCGGGCCGGGGCTGTAGCGGCGGGCGTTTTCCAGCAGGTTGCGCAGGGCGCGGCGCAGCAGCTTGGCGACGCCGGGCACCTCCAGCGCGGTGCAGTCTGGCGGCAGGTGCAGTTCGGCGCCGACGCGGGCGGCCTCCTCGGCGGCCAGGCCGATGAGGTCGATGCGCTCGACGCTGCCCATGTCGGCCTCGCGCGCGTCCAGGCGGCTGGCGAGCAAAATTTCGTCGATCAGCTGGTCAAGCTCGTTGACGTTGCGCTGCATCTCCTGGCGCAGGGCGGCGCCGGTGCTCGC
This DNA window, taken from Acidovorax sp. HDW3, encodes the following:
- a CDS encoding YbfB/YjiJ family MFS transporter, translating into MPLTSPLLIALAGMAALASAMGIGRFAFTPLLPMMLHDGVVDIAQGSWLATANYFGYLSGALLYMALPRLLHGPGASHGLALNATLVRGGLVATALVTAALLLPWPGSWAFWRLLAGVASALVFLGTVNWCLGRLAQLKAPALGGLIFCGPGLGIVLTGLAASAMVAAHWTAAAGWGLFALLACLLCALVWRVFVPLAPADGTGAGATAAAAAAQLPAPTPLLERSLLALAYGLAGLGYIVTATFLPVIARAALPPGSVWPDLFWPLFGLGVALGAVLSTRISPARDRRVLLALAYVLQALAIALGLLWPGRLGFALGSLLLGIPFTAITFFALAEARHQWPQAGAGFTGLLTALYGIGQIAGPPMVAALLARAPSQAQGFDWALGTAAGALVLGALVYLAMVLRWRRQ